From one Variovorax sp. PBL-H6 genomic stretch:
- a CDS encoding GNAT family N-acetyltransferase — protein sequence MAGTTNDELCAKETNVDVEISLGDTIDEEEVLELYRANEWSSAEKPAQLLAALRGSHALVTARVAGELVDLGNAISDGHLVAYFPHMLVLPRLHGHGIGRRMMQAFLGKYASFHQLMLTADGRAVEFHKELGFERAGHTEPMWIYAGKEH from the coding sequence ATGGCAGGTACGACCAACGACGAGCTGTGCGCGAAGGAGACGAATGTGGATGTTGAGATTTCCCTTGGCGACACCATCGACGAAGAAGAGGTCCTCGAGCTCTATCGAGCAAACGAGTGGTCATCCGCTGAAAAGCCTGCTCAGCTTCTGGCGGCGCTGAGGGGTTCGCACGCCCTTGTCACGGCGCGTGTCGCAGGCGAGCTAGTTGATCTCGGCAATGCAATTTCCGATGGCCACCTCGTTGCCTACTTTCCCCACATGTTGGTCCTTCCTCGTCTTCACGGACATGGCATCGGCAGAAGGATGATGCAGGCCTTCCTTGGGAAGTACGCGAGCTTCCATCAGCTGATGCTGACCGCCGACGGGCGTGCTGTTGAGTTCCACAAGGAACTCGGCTTCGAGCGAGCGGGCCACACTGAGCCGATGTGGATATATGCAGGCAAGGAGCACTGA
- a CDS encoding potassium transporter Kup produces the protein MTNPTRSPAVLAGLTLGALGVVYGDIGTSPLYAVREVFHAGHVDPTRDNVLGVLSLIFWSLAIVVSLKYVALVLRANNNGEGGTMALMALASTSTHDKPRVHRALIIMGILGAALFYGDGIITPSISVLSAVEGLEVATPAFKPYVVPITLAVLTALYLVQRHGTGTMGKWFGPITLLWFASIAATGVWWIARNPEVLLALNPFYALRFLLVEGWIALAVLGAVFLAVTGAEALYADMGHFGKSPIRIAWFSLVWPALSINYFGQGALILLDPKAIQNPFFMMVSDALLYPMVALATAATVIASQATISGTFSVTKQAIQLGYLPRLRILHTSVRETGQIYIPSVNWIQYGAVVLAVTMFGSSSALATAYGIAVTATMVLTTLMTFVVLRFGWRYPLALALAATGFFLIIELVFFASNAVKVLSGGWFTLLIAGAVFTLMLTWKQGRNLLSEQLRKTSIDLHSFLDSVFVSPPSRVPGTAVFLTAEPNVTPTALLHNLKHNMVLHEQNLFVTVQHHEVPWVPVEKSVEVEPLGRNCWKILINFGFKNDPDVPEALEQLKSRGIELEEARTSYFLSRDIVVPTIGGGMAPWREKLFANLHRNSSNAAEFLSLPPNRVVELGAQVAI, from the coding sequence ATGACCAACCCGACCCGCAGCCCTGCAGTCCTTGCAGGACTCACCCTCGGCGCCCTTGGCGTCGTCTACGGTGATATCGGCACCAGCCCTCTCTACGCTGTGCGGGAGGTATTCCACGCCGGCCACGTCGATCCGACGCGCGACAACGTGTTGGGTGTCCTGTCGCTCATTTTTTGGAGCCTGGCGATCGTTGTATCGCTCAAATACGTCGCGCTGGTGCTGCGGGCCAACAACAATGGCGAAGGCGGCACGATGGCGCTGATGGCGCTGGCCAGCACGTCGACGCACGACAAGCCGCGGGTACACCGCGCGCTGATCATCATGGGCATCCTGGGCGCCGCGCTCTTCTATGGCGACGGCATCATCACGCCGTCGATCTCCGTGCTGTCAGCGGTTGAGGGCCTCGAGGTCGCGACGCCGGCATTCAAGCCGTACGTCGTGCCAATCACGCTGGCGGTTCTGACGGCTTTGTATCTGGTGCAGCGCCATGGCACGGGGACCATGGGTAAGTGGTTCGGCCCCATCACTCTTCTGTGGTTCGCAAGCATCGCGGCCACTGGGGTGTGGTGGATCGCGCGCAACCCCGAGGTTTTGCTGGCCTTGAACCCCTTTTACGCGCTGCGCTTCCTGCTGGTCGAAGGCTGGATCGCTCTGGCGGTCCTCGGCGCCGTGTTCCTCGCCGTCACCGGCGCCGAGGCACTTTATGCGGACATGGGACACTTCGGCAAGTCGCCCATCCGGATTGCCTGGTTCAGCCTCGTGTGGCCAGCGCTGTCGATCAACTACTTCGGGCAAGGCGCGCTGATCCTTCTCGATCCGAAGGCGATCCAGAACCCGTTCTTCATGATGGTGTCCGATGCGCTGCTTTACCCCATGGTGGCACTTGCGACCGCGGCCACGGTGATCGCGTCGCAGGCGACGATCTCCGGGACGTTCTCGGTCACGAAGCAAGCCATCCAGCTCGGGTACTTGCCGCGGCTGCGCATCCTGCATACCTCGGTGCGCGAGACGGGCCAGATCTATATCCCCTCGGTCAACTGGATCCAGTACGGCGCCGTCGTTCTGGCGGTGACGATGTTCGGATCTTCGAGCGCGCTGGCGACGGCCTACGGGATTGCAGTCACGGCCACGATGGTGCTGACGACACTGATGACTTTTGTCGTCCTGCGCTTCGGCTGGCGCTATCCGCTCGCGCTCGCCCTCGCTGCAACCGGATTCTTTCTCATCATTGAGCTGGTGTTCTTCGCGTCCAACGCGGTCAAGGTGCTGTCCGGCGGCTGGTTCACGCTGCTCATCGCTGGCGCAGTCTTCACGCTGATGCTGACCTGGAAGCAGGGGCGCAACCTGTTGTCGGAGCAGCTTCGCAAGACCAGCATCGACTTGCACAGTTTTCTCGATAGCGTGTTCGTGAGCCCGCCCAGCCGAGTGCCCGGAACTGCCGTGTTCCTGACAGCCGAACCGAACGTGACACCCACCGCGCTCTTGCACAACCTCAAGCACAACATGGTGCTGCACGAGCAGAATCTTTTTGTGACGGTCCAGCATCATGAGGTGCCATGGGTCCCAGTCGAAAAGAGCGTGGAAGTGGAGCCTCTCGGTCGCAATTGCTGGAAAATCCTGATCAATTTTGGGTTCAAGAACGATCCGGACGTACCGGAGGCACTTGAGCAGTTGAAGAGCCGTGGCATCGAACTCGAGGAAGCCCGCACCAGCTACTTCCTGTCGCGTGACATCGTGGTGCCGACGATCGGCGGGGGAATGGCTCCTTGGCGGGAGAAGCTTTTCGCAAATCTGCATCGCAACTCGAGCAATGCGGCAGAGTTCTTGAGCCTGCCACCAAATCGGGTGGTGGAGCTTGGCGCACAGGTTGCCATTTAG
- a CDS encoding KUP/HAK/KT family potassium transporter, which yields MEFLHALHLDGIVRKAGTAILVWPFGEVDANAFIRFLLLVRGLPEQVLLVRSHVEYVPHLPLSKQAEVTALGNGMHLVDIRYGFADDPDIPQALRCIDRLDLDPSKLRYYVIDDRAAARSVRGMPMWQRWLFAMLSAMCVSLAEYFRLPEECTTEIQVNARDERSYGTKR from the coding sequence TTGGAATTCCTCCACGCGCTCCACCTCGACGGCATCGTCCGCAAGGCGGGCACCGCCATCCTCGTGTGGCCCTTCGGCGAGGTCGACGCGAATGCCTTCATTCGCTTCCTGCTTCTTGTCCGGGGGCTACCGGAACAAGTCCTGCTCGTCAGATCACATGTGGAGTACGTGCCACACCTTCCTCTCTCAAAACAAGCGGAAGTGACGGCGTTGGGCAACGGCATGCACCTGGTCGACATCCGCTATGGATTCGCCGACGATCCCGACATCCCTCAGGCGCTGCGCTGCATCGATCGCCTCGATCTGGACCCATCGAAGCTCCGCTACTACGTCATCGACGACCGCGCCGCGGCACGATCGGTCAGGGGCATGCCAATGTGGCAACGATGGCTCTTCGCGATGTTGTCGGCCATGTGCGTTTCGCTGGCGGAATACTTCCGTCTCCCTGAAGAATGCACGACCGAAATTCAGGTCAATGCACGCGATGAGAGGTCCTATGGCACGAAGCGATAG
- a CDS encoding cupin domain-containing protein, whose translation MAASGHNQSFQPQDNCGMMPRHRQLQLQRRIEMADSSPIKVGQLSVRYLVDGSQTGSVGMFELKVPPSSNVPPPHSHTKNDECVYVLEGTLRYSVNAEVRDLTAGESMLSPRGSVHQFSNPFDAEVRALIVQSPDIGAQYFRDVGAVVNAGGGPPDKAALISVMTRYGLVPATPAGA comes from the coding sequence ATGGCGGCGTCCGGCCACAACCAGTCGTTCCAGCCGCAGGACAATTGCGGCATGATGCCGCGTCATCGTCAACTTCAACTTCAACGGAGAATTGAAATGGCCGATTCCTCACCCATCAAGGTTGGTCAGCTGTCCGTTCGCTATCTTGTGGACGGGTCTCAGACAGGCAGCGTCGGTATGTTCGAACTCAAGGTTCCGCCGAGCTCCAACGTGCCGCCCCCGCATAGTCATACGAAGAACGACGAATGCGTCTACGTTCTGGAAGGAACCCTGCGGTATTCCGTCAACGCTGAAGTTCGAGACCTCACTGCTGGAGAGAGCATGTTGAGTCCCCGGGGGAGCGTCCACCAGTTCTCGAACCCGTTCGACGCAGAAGTCCGAGCCCTCATCGTTCAATCGCCGGATATTGGTGCCCAATACTTTCGAGACGTGGGCGCGGTCGTGAACGCTGGCGGAGGACCTCCGGACAAAGCGGCTTTGATATCCGTCATGACGCGCTATGGCCTGGTCCCGGCCACTCCAGCCGGAGCCTAG
- a CDS encoding acetyl-CoA C-acetyltransferase produces MRQAFIVNPLRTPVGTFGGSLRTVPVEELAATVVREVIGRSGVDPQRIDDAVFAQSYANSETPCVGRWVALQAGLPLEVPGMQLDRRCGGGLQAIATAAMMIQSGAADVVLAGGVESMSNIEYYTTDMRWGARAGSVRMHDRLERGRERSQPAERFGVIPGMIDTAENLARDYDITRERADAYAVQSHQRAAAAWEAGRFADEIVPVSVPQRKGDPVTFARDEGFRADTSMEILARLRPLIKGGTVTAGNASQQNDAACACLVVGEDQLARLGLAPIGRLVGWAAAGCEPSRMGIGPVPAVNRLMERLGMSLDDMDLVELNEAFACQVLAVLKGWHWDDQARLNVNGSGISLGHPIGATGVRMMCTLLHELRRRGGRYGLETMCIGGGQGIAAVFERA; encoded by the coding sequence CAGCCTGCGCACGGTTCCGGTGGAAGAACTCGCCGCCACCGTGGTGCGCGAGGTGATCGGGCGCAGCGGCGTCGATCCGCAGCGCATCGACGACGCCGTATTCGCCCAGTCCTACGCCAACAGCGAGACCCCCTGCGTCGGGCGTTGGGTGGCGCTGCAAGCCGGTCTTCCGCTCGAGGTGCCCGGCATGCAGCTCGATCGCCGTTGCGGCGGGGGCCTGCAGGCGATCGCCACCGCCGCGATGATGATCCAGAGTGGCGCGGCGGATGTGGTTTTGGCCGGCGGCGTGGAGAGCATGAGCAACATCGAGTACTACACCACCGACATGCGGTGGGGAGCACGCGCGGGCTCGGTGCGCATGCACGACCGGCTCGAGCGTGGCAGGGAACGCTCGCAACCGGCCGAGAGATTCGGTGTGATCCCGGGAATGATCGACACCGCGGAAAATCTCGCTCGCGACTATGACATCACGCGGGAGCGCGCCGATGCCTATGCCGTACAGAGCCATCAGCGTGCAGCAGCTGCTTGGGAAGCGGGCCGTTTCGCCGACGAAATCGTTCCAGTGTCGGTGCCGCAGCGCAAAGGCGATCCCGTCACCTTCGCACGCGACGAGGGCTTTCGGGCCGACACCTCGATGGAAATCCTGGCCAGGCTCAGGCCGCTGATCAAGGGCGGTACGGTCACCGCAGGCAATGCCAGCCAACAGAACGACGCGGCTTGTGCGTGCCTGGTGGTCGGCGAGGATCAGCTCGCCCGCTTGGGGCTCGCGCCGATCGGCCGCCTGGTGGGATGGGCCGCCGCTGGCTGCGAGCCCTCACGCATGGGCATCGGTCCCGTCCCGGCGGTGAATCGGCTGATGGAGCGGCTCGGGATGTCGCTCGATGACATGGACCTGGTCGAACTGAACGAAGCCTTCGCGTGTCAGGTGCTCGCCGTGCTCAAGGGCTGGCACTGGGACGACCAGGCACGGCTCAACGTGAATGGCTCAGGCATCTCGCTCGGCCATCCGATCGGCGCCACCGGCGTTCGCATGATGTGCACGCTGCTGCACGAGTTGCGCCGACGCGGCGGGCGCTACGGCCTTGAAACCATGTGCATCGGCGGCGGTCAGGGGATCGCAGCGGTGTTCGAGCGCGCATGA
- a CDS encoding winged helix-turn-helix domain-containing protein — MLAAISHDLRTPLSAMVGMADALAMVEYRLLIHLAAHPQCVLSHRQLLQAVWGPSHSQDTHYLRVYMGQLRKKIEHDPAQPRHLVTETGIGYRFVP; from the coding sequence GTGCTGGCGGCTATCTCGCATGACCTGCGCACGCCACTGTCGGCGATGGTGGGGATGGCCGACGCGCTCGCGATGGTCGAGTATCGGCTGCTGATTCATCTGGCGGCTCACCCGCAATGCGTCCTCAGCCATCGGCAGTTGCTGCAAGCGGTCTGGGGGCCGAGTCACTCGCAAGACACGCACTACTTGCGCGTCTATATGGGGCAACTGCGCAAGAAGATCGAACACGACCCCGCTCAACCGCGTCATTTGGTGACCGAGACGGGAATCGGCTATCGCTTCGTGCCATAG